A window of Chryseobacterium sp. IHB B 17019 genomic DNA:
ATCGGTGTCCCGGGGATTTTCAACCACCTGGAAGCACTTGCTCCGTCGATTGTCTGTCCTGTAAACATAGTGATAATCAATAGAATAACCATTAAACCGAGCAGAATGCTGCTGAGTTTTCCGATGTACTCATATTTTACCATTCCCACAATTCTCATGATTGCCAATCCTAAGACCACAAAAAACATATGCTTGATAACGTGACCAGTTGTAGTCCCGTTATTCACGATATATTCCAGATTCGAACTTGCTGAATATACAGGGAAAATAGAGAAAATGGAGATCACAAGAATGACCATCCAAAGTACTTTATCGCCCTTCAGGAATTCAAATCTGCTGTCTGTGTCTTGTTCGTTCATATGTACTGCTATTGGCTTTGGTTAATTGCCATTGGCTTTTAATACCTGCTCTTTAAACTGACGGCCTCTGTCTTCATAGCTTTTGAATAAATCAAAACTGGCGCAACATGGGGAAAGTAAAACGGTATCTCCCTTTTTTGCCAAAGATTTTGAAATCTTCACTGCATCCGCCATGCTTGAGGTATCATAAATAAACTCTTTCTTATCTTTAAAGAAGTTGATAATCTTTTGATTGTCAATTCCTAAGCAAACAATTGCTTTTACTTTCTTTTTAACTAAATCTTCAATTTCGGTATAGTCATTTCCTTTGTCCAAACCTCCGACAATCCAAACGGTCGGGTTTTTCATGCTTTCTAAAGCGTAATACGTTGCGTTAACGTTAGTTGCCTTGCTGTCGTTGATGTATTTTACCCCATCAATTTCAGTTACAAACTCTAGTCTGTGTTCAACTGCCTGGAAAGTCATTAATGAATTTCTGATGCTTTCATTATTGATTTCCAATATTTTACCAGCGATTGAAGCGGCTAAGCTGTTGGCAACGTTATGGTTTCCTAAAAGTGACAATTCTTCAATTTTCATGGAGAAATCATCTTTTAATTTTACCTCAATTTTATCTTCATTAATAAAACCTCCTTCAGACAGTTTTTCTTTTGTTGAAAAAGGAATCATCTTCGCTTTTATTTCTAATTTTTCCAGCAGATTTTTGCTCATTTCGTCATCTTTATTGTAGATGAAGAAGTTGTCATTCTCCTGATTTTCAGTAATTCTGAACTTTGCTAAAGCATATTCTTCGTAATTGTAATTGTACTGATCCAAATGATCCTGAGACAAATTCAACAATAAAGAAATATATGGTCTAAAGTTCTGAATATCATCCAATTGAAAAGAGCTTACCTCCAATACATAATATTCATGATTCTCATCAGCAACCTGTTTTGCAAAGCTGTATCCTATGTTTCCGCCTAAACCTACATTCAGTCCGTCATTTTTCAGGATGTAATAGATTAAAGACGTGGTCGTTGTTTTTCCGTTGCTTCCGGTGATCGCAATGATTTTCGCATTGGTAAATTCCGAAGCAAATTCAATTTCAGAAGAAAGCCTGATTCCTTTCTCATGAATTTTGTTAATAATTTCTGCCTTTTTCGGAATTCCCGGGCTTTTTACAATCCAGTCTGCATTTAGAATCCTTTCTTCATCGTGGTTTTCCTCCTCAAATTCAATTTCATTTTCAGTGAGAAACTGCTTATAGTTATCCTTAATGGCCCCTTTGTCTGAAAGAAATACTTCCATCCCTTGTTTTTTAGCCAAATAAGCAGCTCCACAACCACTTTCGCCTCCTCCTAAAACAACTATTTTCATTCTTTTTATGCTTTATGCGGTAAGCTTTAAGCCTAATGCTTATCGCTTACAGCTGATTTATCTCATCTTCAATGTAATGAGACATACAATTGCCAGAACTACACCGATAATTATCATTCTGTTGACGATTTTACTTTCGTGGAAACCGCCTTTCTGATAGTGATGGTGTAATGGTGACATTCTAAACAATCTATTGTTTTGGGCATATTCCAGCCCGAATTTTTTCTTTCTGTATTTGAAAACTGCAACCTGAAGCATTACAGATAAGTTTTCAATTAAAAATATTCCGCATAATACAGGGATCAGCAATTCTTTTCTTAGAATAATGGCTAAAACAGCAATTACTCCTCCCAACATCAAACTCCCCGTATCGCCCATGAAAACCTGCGCCGGATAGGTATTGTACCAGAAAAACCCGATAACGGCACCTACCATTGCGACGGCAAAAATGGTGGTTTCCCCCATATTCGGAAGGAACATAATATTGAGATAATCTGCAAAAATGATGTTCCCGGAAAGGTAGGCGAAAAGCGCCAGAGTAAGCAGTATGACGGCACTTGTTCCTGCTGCGAGACCGTCGATTCCATCTGTAATATTTGCTCCGTTTGAAACGGCTGTTACGATAAAAATAACGATAGGGATGAAAACGATCCATGCCCATTCATGAGCGTCTTTATCATTCATCCAAAACAGGATTCCGCTGTAATCAAACTCATTATTTTTAGCAAAAGGAACGGTAGAAACGGTGATTTTTTCCGTAGGCATGAAGTTTTGCTCTACATTATTTCTGTTCACTACTTTCGCATCTGCATATTTTCTTTTAACCGTAATGTCAGGGTGGAAATACATTGTAACTCCAATAATTAGTCCTAATCCGACCTGTCCTACAATTTTGAATTTTCCACTTAAACCGTCTTTATTTTTTTTAATTTTCTTTAAATAATCATCAATAAAACCAATCACGCCCATCCAAAGCATTGAAACCAACAGAAGAACAATGTAAACATTGGTAATTCTAGTAAACAGCAAAACCGGAATAATGGTCGCCAAAATAATGATAAGGCCACCCATTGTAGGCGTCCCTTCTTTTTGCTTCTGTCCGTCCAATCCAAGATCACGAACCAACTCGCCCATCTGCTTTGCTCTCAGATAGTTGATTATTCTTTTCCCGTAAACCAAAGCGATAATCAAAGACAGCAAAACTGATATTCCCGCACGGAAAGAGATATATTTCAGCATTCCTAATCCCGGAACGTGAATTCCCTGGCTGGTTAAGTATTCGTATAGATAGTATAGCATTTGTTTAAATTTTAATAAATGATAAATGATTATTGATGAATGGTAAAATCAATTAACATTTATCAATTATTGATTATAAATTTTACTTACTCATCAATTTCCAAAGTTCATTGATCGTTTCTTTGTCGTCAAAATGATTTTTTACACCATTAATCTCCTGATAGTTTTCATGGCCTTTTCCGGCTACGAGAACAATATCTTTCGGTTCTGCAAATTTGATCGCCATTTTTATGGCTTCCCTTCTGTCCGGAATTGAAGTGTATTTGCTGAAGTTTTGAGGTTCAACGCCAGCTTCAATTTCCTTTATAATCTGTGCCGGATCTTCCGTTCTCGGGTTATCCGAAGTGATAATTGCCAATGTTGATTTTTTTGTGGCAATATTTCCCATTTCAGGTCTTTTGGATTGATCTCTGTCGCCTCCGCAACCGAAAACTGTGATTAATCTTTCGTTTTTTGTTCTGATATCATTAATGCTGTCCAGGATGTTTTCCAAGGCATCCGGAGTATGAGCATAATCTACAATGAAGAAAATCCCGCCGTCTGATTTGAAAGTCTCAAATCTTCCGGAAACTCTTTTTAACTTGCTGATTGCCTGAAGAATTTCGTCCTGCTCAAAACCAAGTTCAGAAGTGATTCCGAAAACAAGCAGTAAATTGTAAACATTAAATTTACCTGTTAAGGTCGTCCAGAATTCCTTTCCGTTGAAGTTCAACAACATTCCGTTGAAATCAACTTCCAGTAATTTTCCATGATAGTCGGCCATTGTTTTCAAAGCATAAGACTTTTTCGTGGCCTTCGTGTTTTGAAGCATGACATTTCCGTTTTTATCATCTACATTGGTGATGGCAACGGCATTTTCATTTAATTCATCAAAAAATCTTTTCTTTGTTTTTAAATATTCATCGAAAGTTTTATGATAATCTAAATGGTCGTGCGTAAGGTTGGTAAAACCTGCAATTTTAAAATGTAACCCTTCAATTCTGTTTTGAGCGATTCCGTGCGAACTTACTTCCATGAAAGCAAAATCACAGCCTTCCTCAAGGGCCTGAGCCAAGATTTTATTAATCGTAATAACATCCGGAGTCGTGTGAGTCGCCGGAATTATTTTATCTCCAATTCTGATTTCTACCGTAGAAAGTAAAGCAGAATCATATCCTAAGTTTTTAAAAACATCAAAAAGTAGGGTAGAAACGGAAGTTTTTCCATTTGTTCCTGTAACTCCGATTAATTTTAACTTTTCGGATGGATTTCCATAAAAATTGGAAGCTAATTGACCTAAAGCTTTGGAAGAATCTTTTACTTTAACATAAGTAATATTTTCATCTAAATTTTCAGGAAATTCTTCGCAAACAACTGTTGTTGCGCCTTTTTCAACCGAAGAAGCAATAAATGAATGCCCATCCACAACGGTTCCTCTCATTGCGATGTACAAAGAGTTTTCCGTAACCTTTCTGCTGTCGAAAACCAATTCTGAAACCTCACGGGTGTTGTCACCGTGAATTTCCAAGACTGGGATTCTATTTAATAATTCAATTAATTGCATTTCCTTGATGCTTTATATTTTAATTCTGCAGAGACAAATAAATTCTCTGGTTTTTACTGAT
This region includes:
- a CDS encoding UDP-N-acetylmuramoyl-L-alanyl-D-glutamate--2,6-diaminopimelate ligase; translation: MQLIELLNRIPVLEIHGDNTREVSELVFDSRKVTENSLYIAMRGTVVDGHSFIASSVEKGATTVVCEEFPENLDENITYVKVKDSSKALGQLASNFYGNPSEKLKLIGVTGTNGKTSVSTLLFDVFKNLGYDSALLSTVEIRIGDKIIPATHTTPDVITINKILAQALEEGCDFAFMEVSSHGIAQNRIEGLHFKIAGFTNLTHDHLDYHKTFDEYLKTKKRFFDELNENAVAITNVDDKNGNVMLQNTKATKKSYALKTMADYHGKLLEVDFNGMLLNFNGKEFWTTLTGKFNVYNLLLVFGITSELGFEQDEILQAISKLKRVSGRFETFKSDGGIFFIVDYAHTPDALENILDSINDIRTKNERLITVFGCGGDRDQSKRPEMGNIATKKSTLAIITSDNPRTEDPAQIIKEIEAGVEPQNFSKYTSIPDRREAIKMAIKFAEPKDIVLVAGKGHENYQEINGVKNHFDDKETINELWKLMSK
- the mraY gene encoding phospho-N-acetylmuramoyl-pentapeptide-transferase produces the protein MLYYLYEYLTSQGIHVPGLGMLKYISFRAGISVLLSLIIALVYGKRIINYLRAKQMGELVRDLGLDGQKQKEGTPTMGGLIIILATIIPVLLFTRITNVYIVLLLVSMLWMGVIGFIDDYLKKIKKNKDGLSGKFKIVGQVGLGLIIGVTMYFHPDITVKRKYADAKVVNRNNVEQNFMPTEKITVSTVPFAKNNEFDYSGILFWMNDKDAHEWAWIVFIPIVIFIVTAVSNGANITDGIDGLAAGTSAVILLTLALFAYLSGNIIFADYLNIMFLPNMGETTIFAVAMVGAVIGFFWYNTYPAQVFMGDTGSLMLGGVIAVLAIILRKELLIPVLCGIFLIENLSVMLQVAVFKYRKKKFGLEYAQNNRLFRMSPLHHHYQKGGFHESKIVNRMIIIGVVLAIVCLITLKMR
- the murD gene encoding UDP-N-acetylmuramoyl-L-alanine--D-glutamate ligase; its protein translation is MKIVVLGGGESGCGAAYLAKKQGMEVFLSDKGAIKDNYKQFLTENEIEFEEENHDEERILNADWIVKSPGIPKKAEIINKIHEKGIRLSSEIEFASEFTNAKIIAITGSNGKTTTTSLIYYILKNDGLNVGLGGNIGYSFAKQVADENHEYYVLEVSSFQLDDIQNFRPYISLLLNLSQDHLDQYNYNYEEYALAKFRITENQENDNFFIYNKDDEMSKNLLEKLEIKAKMIPFSTKEKLSEGGFINEDKIEVKLKDDFSMKIEELSLLGNHNVANSLAASIAGKILEINNESIRNSLMTFQAVEHRLEFVTEIDGVKYINDSKATNVNATYYALESMKNPTVWIVGGLDKGNDYTEIEDLVKKKVKAIVCLGIDNQKIINFFKDKKEFIYDTSSMADAVKISKSLAKKGDTVLLSPCCASFDLFKSYEDRGRQFKEQVLKANGN